The following DNA comes from Pantanalinema sp..
GTCACGAACTCCTTGCGCAGGATCAAGGAGACCATGGAGGCGAAGGTGCTCGGGCGCCCGATGCCCTTGGCCTCCAGGTACTTGATGAGGGTGGCCTCGGTGAAGCGCTCGGGTGGCTTGCTCCAGTGCTGCTTGGGCAGCACGCGGCTGAGCGTGAGGGCCTGGTCGGGCGAGAGCGGCGGCAGGGTGGTCTCCTTGGCGTCGCGGTCGTCGAGGATCACGAGGTAGCCGCGCTGCTTGAGGACCCGGCCGCTGGCCTTGAGGGCGTGCTCGCCGGCGTGGATCCATGCCTCGGTGGCGTCGAAGACGGCCGCCCGGCACTGGCTGGCGAGGTAGATCCTGGTGATGAGCGCGTAGAGCTCCCGGGCGCGCGGCTCGATGCCAGCCCCCGGCTCCTGGTCGAGCTTGGTGGGCCGGATGCACTCGTGGGCGCCCTGGGCGTTCGCGCTCTTGGCCTTGTGGATGTTGGGCTTCGCGGGCACGACCTCGGCGCCGTGGCGATCGCGCAGGTAGGCGAGGGTCTCCTGCTGGAACTCGGGGCTGACGCTGGGCGCGTCGGTGCGGATGTAGGTGACGAGGCCCGCCTCGAAGAGGGCCTTGGCGTGGCGGGTCGTCTCGTCGGTGCCCATCTTGAGCTGGCTTGCGGCCTGCTGGAGCATGGTGCTCGTGATGAGCGGGGCGGGGGGATTGCGCCTGGCCTCCTTGCGCTCGACGCGTGCGACCGCGTGGCTGAGCGCGCGCAGGGCACTGGCGATCGTCTCGGCCTCCTCGCGCGTCGCGATGGTTTGCTTGCGCGGGGCCTTGGCGCCCGTGTGCTTGCCGACGTACTCGGCCTCGAACATGGCGTCGGGGCCCTGCCCCGGCACGTGGTAGTGGGCGTGCACCGACCACGACTCGGTGGGCTTGAAGGCACGGATGGCGAGCTCGCGATCGACCACCACCCGCAGGGCCACCGACTGGACGCGCCCGGCCGAGAGGTTGGCCTCGCCCGGCAGGCGGTTGCGCACGATGGGGCTGACCTTGTAGCCGACCAGTCGATCCAGGATGCGCCGCGCCTGCTGGGCGTCCACCAGGTGCATGTCGAGGGGGCGCACCTGCGAGAAGGCGCGCGCGAGGCCCTCGCGGGTGATCTCGTGGAACTCGAGCCGCTGGACCTGCCTTGCCGGCAGGCCGATCGTCTCGGCGATGTGCCAGCCGATGGCCTCGCCCTCGCGGTCCGCGTCGGAGGCCACGAAGATCTCGTGGGGCTTGTAGCGCCCCTTGAGGGCCTTGAGCTTGGCGACCACGTCCTTCTTGTCGGCGGCGTAGACGTAGGTCGGATCGAAGTCGCGATCGACCGCGACACCCAGCTCCTTCTCGGGCAGGTCCCGGAAGTGCCCGACCGTGGCCACCACCTCGTAGCCCGCGCCGAGCAGCTGCCGGATGGTCTTGGCCTTGTTGGGCGATTCGACGATGATGGCGCGGCGCGACATGGGCGGCTCCTCCATGAAGGGGGTCGAAAATTTGTTCTAGTTTCGGCTCGATTCTACCTCCATCCCGCTCGCCTGTCATCCGGGTTCTTTCGTGGCGCCTCAGGGGCGCTGCCTGGGCGCGAAGCGCTGCGCGTCGTAGCGGCGGATGAGCGCGGCGAGAGCCTCGATCTCGCTTTCGTCCAGGGTCCTCGAGGCCAGGCGCAGCGCTTCTTGCGCCGAGGTCGCGCGCGTGATCGAAACCCCGCGCCGCCGCAGCCCCCGCAAGGCCCGCCGGTACTCGGCGGCGGGCCCTGAGCGTCGTTGCTTGATCAAGGGATAGGCGCAGAGGGCGAGCAACACCCCCGCGAGCATCAGCAGGCGTGGGTCAGCGCCTCGCGAGGGGCGTTCGTTCGCCATCGGGGTGGGGTCGTAGCTCTCCCAGCGGCCGTCGATGAAGGCCTCGACCCAGGCGTGGGCGTCCCCGGCGCGGTACGTGACGCCGTCTCCCGCGCGCTCTGGCGGGGCGTAACCGACCACCAGGCGCGTGGCGATGCCGAGCGATCGCCCGAGCAGAGCGAGGGCTGAGGCGTAGTGCGCGCAGTAGCCTCGGTGGCTCGCCGTGAGGAAGAACAGGGTCGGGTCCTCGCCGGCAGGAGGGCGCGGGGCCTCCAGGTCGTAGCGCGCCGCGCGCCGGATCCGGCGCTCGAGCAGGTTCAGGGCGTCGGCCGGGGTGCCGGCCCCCGCGGCAAACTCATGGGCGAGGCGCGCGAAATCCGCGGGCTGGCCGTCCAGGGCCTTCTGGGCGCGGCTCGGGGCGCCTCGGCGCCAGCCGGGCTCCTCACCGAGCGCGACGCGGTAGCGATAGCCCCTGCGCAAGCCGGTCGGGTTCGCCAGGCTACCGTCTTGTCGCAGCAGCGGGCGCTCCATGGGGGTCAGGACGCCGACGGTCGTCTCGGGCAAGGGCAAGTGCGTCACGTCGGGAAAGAGCAGGGTCAGCCAGCGATGGGAAGGGAGAGTCGAGACGGAGGGGCGTCGGGTGGTTTTCAGGTCGCTGCGCGACCAGCGCCCGGCCCGGTAGGTGTCGAAGGTCTCGACGCGCAGCCGCACCGGCTCGGGGCCCTCGAGCCGGATGACGGCTGCGTCGCTGGTGGGCCAGCGGGCGTTCAGGGAGAGGCCGCCCGCCTGGCCAGGGTGGCGCGTCGCTTCGTCGCTTGGCTTCGCGGCCTGGGCGGGGGCCAGGCCGAAGGTGGGCAGCTCGGGCAACGGGATCGCCGGCAGCCAGGGTTGGGCGAGGTAGGCCACCAGGCCGATGAGCGCGAGCGGCACCCAGCGCGAGGGCAGCGCCTCGAGGTCCTTCAGGCGAACGCGCGCGTAGCCGATGGAATGCCGGCCGTCGGCCCAGCTCGCGAGCACCAGCGAAAGCAGCGCGAGGCCGTAGCTCAGGCCGACCCACGGCGTGTCGCGCACCGGGGCGAAGGCGGGAAGGACCGCCACCGTCAGGAGGGCGAAGAGCTGCTGGGCGCCAAGATAGGCGCGGTTCCTGAGGTCCCAGGCGAACAGCCCCATGACGAGCACCACCAGCTCGACCATCGCCGTGTGCGAGTCGCCCGGGCGCTGCAGCTTCCAGAGGAAGCCCGCGAGCACGCCGAGCATGCCGAAGTAGAGCACCGCGTGCAGCCAGCGCCCCGGCCTTCCCTGCCGGCGCGCGCTCAGGGCGCTCCCGGCCATCGCGATGGTGCCGGCGATTCCGGCGATCGCGGGGGGCACCAGGCCGCTCAGCCCAGAGAAGGCGATCGCGCCCAGGACGGCGCTCGCGCTCGCGGCATGCAGCAGCAGCAGATCCGCGCGCGGGGCACGGCCCGAGGCGGGAGGGCGGAGGGCGCTGC
Coding sequences within:
- the topA gene encoding type I DNA topoisomerase yields the protein MSRRAIIVESPNKAKTIRQLLGAGYEVVATVGHFRDLPEKELGVAVDRDFDPTYVYAADKKDVVAKLKALKGRYKPHEIFVASDADREGEAIGWHIAETIGLPARQVQRLEFHEITREGLARAFSQVRPLDMHLVDAQQARRILDRLVGYKVSPIVRNRLPGEANLSAGRVQSVALRVVVDRELAIRAFKPTESWSVHAHYHVPGQGPDAMFEAEYVGKHTGAKAPRKQTIATREEAETIASALRALSHAVARVERKEARRNPPAPLITSTMLQQAASQLKMGTDETTRHAKALFEAGLVTYIRTDAPSVSPEFQQETLAYLRDRHGAEVVPAKPNIHKAKSANAQGAHECIRPTKLDQEPGAGIEPRARELYALITRIYLASQCRAAVFDATEAWIHAGEHALKASGRVLKQRGYLVILDDRDAKETTLPPLSPDQALTLSRVLPKQHWSKPPERFTEATLIKYLEAKGIGRPSTFASMVSLILRKEFVT
- a CDS encoding transglutaminaseTgpA domain-containing protein produces the protein MRLRIALSGRGAAVLAIGGLCLLTGGALGMPLLNLSGDALLVLLVLASILGILELRGVTLDVRLGAEAEQDGSWIVGVRAHARRQAGPFGLALKAGKSWRPDVPLSVPEASSLRLNLPPAAGRDPVRVRLRTFPLGLLAVCSIVRVPRPEPGVRADDAPGPDDRPAPPDLSAAPFGGIREHRVGEGIRDVHWGASARLQRLVVRLREAERDRSPARSALRPPASGRAPRADLLLLHAASASAVLGAIAFSGLSGLVPPAIAGIAGTIAMAGSALSARRQGRPGRWLHAVLYFGMLGVLAGFLWKLQRPGDSHTAMVELVVLVMGLFAWDLRNRAYLGAQQLFALLTVAVLPAFAPVRDTPWVGLSYGLALLSLVLASWADGRHSIGYARVRLKDLEALPSRWVPLALIGLVAYLAQPWLPAIPLPELPTFGLAPAQAAKPSDEATRHPGQAGGLSLNARWPTSDAAVIRLEGPEPVRLRVETFDTYRAGRWSRSDLKTTRRPSVSTLPSHRWLTLLFPDVTHLPLPETTVGVLTPMERPLLRQDGSLANPTGLRRGYRYRVALGEEPGWRRGAPSRAQKALDGQPADFARLAHEFAAGAGTPADALNLLERRIRRAARYDLEAPRPPAGEDPTLFFLTASHRGYCAHYASALALLGRSLGIATRLVVGYAPPERAGDGVTYRAGDAHAWVEAFIDGRWESYDPTPMANERPSRGADPRLLMLAGVLLALCAYPLIKQRRSGPAAEYRRALRGLRRRGVSITRATSAQEALRLASRTLDESEIEALAALIRRYDAQRFAPRQRP